A region of Dictyostelium discoideum AX4 chromosome 1 chromosome, whole genome shotgun sequence DNA encodes the following proteins:
- a CDS encoding BRD family protein kinase: MSLEQQDETVVEEETKTSFETNNSTANNTNNNTDNTYKEEILKSTESITRNDDKVDPTSATALEKDIINNGEYSGSSSSSGNNNINGSNNIKNIVIEKVEQLERVVVNNNNGDENNKDIHDSSNNTEDIDISKSHIIKYDKDEMSTISTIHYSDDESSKEKQDNINSNNNNNKNKNEQIINSENILDTPMTEASDQTTPSDTPPTLTNNTSSTTTTTTTNNTTTAATTTTNSRRKRNSLSTPSSEMDPVLDSTSENNTTRKTRGSRNSKKEPEELLLTPEQAKELSNKSKKWIYVPIIEAEAKKEEVLPAKRDRKQVFNENIFSSSRKSTTKGGEKKNDTASTTNTPIITAQQNTTPLSPTQTTTTTTTPTTTTAQQNTPAQTESKPPTTISINIKGSKSPKTTGGKQQKPTPPSPVVISQPVVPSTPVVATTKKTNSRSKRSTANNNSETTQTPEVVISAPTTTTAAITTPINITPSSDSATIQQLQQSISMLEDKIRLISSNNKVATEILNNTITTTTTTAATSAIKDEEIIENTELQTTFTKSSTLAPPSSERKYSNLYSDDEDDTEMVDVSVSIPIPIPIPTPTQTTTKKTTLSKKRKSNTSTIIPTTTIQQEQGQEQGQQQPPQQQQPPQQQQPPQQQQPPQQQPPQQSTSPSKTQQENTSSTTTTTTTTTTTTNTEDTTTVIDKKPKKKPRHSAPLIPQIKPRLPLNGGSSERAQRSSRGRMGKAMRDVVLTPVFKRCLDLLEELFEHQHSPPFLVAVDPYALGILDYFDVIKHPMDLGTIKASLIGGGYDTIDKFAEDCRLVFSNAKTYNPSTNPVHIMAQSLEDVFEKGFPKVLIEPPSPPPKNVDQEKIEKLSNDLKNVTKELEKFKKDDSNSINNNNNNNNNYNNNNNNNNNNSSSSSSRSSSRKSHSSGSSSSHRSGSSRSSRGSSSSSSSSSSSSSSSSSSSSSSSSNNKKYPKVTTEEKTKLGAEITQLPVDLLPSILQIIHNTNSLPEQKPGSEVVIDLMKFDDDILRRLSKFVEQYKNGEIPQHALPLSAPSSTHSSHSSSHDSSSNIREIEKLQKQLDRLGKGQQNSSSSSSSSSHSKRISKPISKARGRKVISTSSSNLNNSSNNINNNNNNINNYNNNNNYNNNNNNNLNNNNNNNINSNLNNNLNNNNNKDDIVIDGFKKENFSSIPEKDVETDISESSDSESDSESGSSDSSSSYSDSDFSDSDNDRRRNYNNSYNNNNNNNNNNNSSNNFNNQNNSYNNSNNNNNNNSSNNNNNNNNNNSNNNNSNNNNNNVNNNNNNHNNNNHNNNINNNNNNINNNTTQPSPSQQSTSLTNEPIKPPTILQTVKKPALPVTGSVASWSFDPTNNKESSSSSSTSSTSSTSNTTLTPIIQQSSLTHASSPISSSTFVSFSSSSSTPPTNNLSPPSPGLPNSPSINSPSSPSANNNNTDSAWNHFKAKNITLKQKEKERVLQEEVLRKEREEKEEELKKEEEKKRIEMEEIKRLAKEKEEREAEETRKQIESERAAAREAREKEKLNNSKGNMSFQYQMDVMASFEDNIDSSGSLLNLQLKPIEDPL; encoded by the exons atgtcattAGAACAACAGGATGAAACAGTAGTTGAAGAAGAAACAAAAACAAGTtttgaaacaaataattcaactgccaataataccaacaacaatacaGATAATACATATAAGGAGGAAATTTTAAAGAGTACCGAATCTATAACTCgaaatgatgataaagttGATCCCACTTCAGCAACAGCATTagaaaaagatataataaataatggtgAATATAGTGGAAGTAgcagtagtagtggtaataataatattaatggtagtaataatataaaaaatatagttATTGAAAAAGTTGAGCAATTAGAAAGAGTggttgttaataataataatggtgatgagaataataaagatattcACGATAGTAGCAACAATACTGAAGATATTGATATTAGCAAGTCACATATTATAAAATACGATAAAGATGAAATGTCAACTATATCTACAATACACTATTCAGATGATGAAAgttcaaaagaaaaacaagataacattaatagtaataataataataataaaaataaaaatgaacaaattataaatagtGAGAATATATTAGATACTCCTATGACAGAAGCTTCAGATCAAACAACTCCTTCTGATACACCACCAACTTTAACAAATAacacatcatcaacaactactactactaccaccaacaATACAACAACTGCTGCAACTACTACAACCAATAGCAGAAGAAAACGAAATTCTCTTAGTACACCTTCTAG tgaaATGGATCCAGTATTAGATTCAACATCAGAAAATAATACAACTAGAAAGACTAGAGGTTCAAGAAATTCTAAAAAAGAACCAGAAGAACTTTTACTAACACCAGAACAAGCAaaagaattatcaaataaaagtaaaaaatggATATATGTCCCAATTATTGAAGCAGAAGCCAAAAAAGAAGAAGTTCTTCCTGCAAAGAGAGATAGAAAACAAGTATTTAAcgaaaatatattttcatcatcaagaaaatcaacaacaaaaggtggtgaaaagaaaaatgatACAGCATCAACAACCAATACACCAATTATAACAGCACAACAAAATACTACACCATTATCACCAacacaaacaacaacaacaacaacaacaccaacaacaaccactgCACAACAAAATACACCAGCACAAACAGAATCAAAACCACCAACAACCAtttcaataaatattaaaggaTCAAAATCACCAAAAACAACTGGTGGTAAACAACAGAAACCAACTCCACCTTCACCAGTGGTTATATCACAACCAGTAGTCCCATCTACACCAGTAGTTGCTACTactaaaaaaacaaatagtaGATCTAAAAGGTCAACTGCAAACAACAACAGTGAAACCACACAAACACCAGAAGTTGTTATTTCAGcaccaactacaactacGGCTGCCATTACAACACCAATAAATATAACACCATCTTCTGATTCTGCAACtattcaacaattacaacaatcaatttcaatgttGGAGGATAAAATAAGATTAATTAGctcaaataataaagtagCAAccgaaattttaaataatacaataacaacaactacaacaacagcagcaacatcAGCAataaaagatgaagaaattatCGAAAATACAGAATTACAAACAACTTTTACAAAAAGTTCAACTTTAGCACCACCTTCATCAGaaagaaaatattcaaatttatataGCGATGACGAAGACGATACTGAAATGGTAGATGTCTCTGtatcaataccaataccaataccaataccaacaccaactCAAACCACAACTAAAAAAACaactttatcaaaaaaaagaaaatcgaATACATCAACTATAATacccacaacaacaatacaacaagaacaaggaCAAGAACAAGggcaacaacaaccaccacaacaacaacaaccaccacaacaacaacaaccaccacaacaacaacaaccaccacaacaacaaccaccacaacaatcaACTTCACCATCAAAAACACAACAAGAAAATACATCATCAACcactactacaacaaccactactacaacaacaacaaatacagaAGATACAACAACTGTTATAGATAAAAAGCCAAAAAAGAAACCAAGACATTCAGCTCCATTGATACCACAAATAAAACCAAGACTTCCATTGAACGGAGGTTCAAGTGAAAGAGCACAAAGATCATCAAGAGGTAGAATGGGTAAGGCAATGAGAGATGTTGTTTTAACACCAGTATTTAAGAGATGTTTAGATCTCTTGGAAGAACTTTTTGAACATCAACATTCTCCACCTTTTCTCGTTGCTGTGGATCCATACGCATTGGGAATCTTGGATTACTTTGACGTCATCAAGCATCCAATGGATCTTGGAACTATTAAAGCCTCACTTATAGGTGGAGGTTACGATACCATTGATAAATTTGCCGAGGATTGTCGTTTGGTATTTTCAAATGCTAAAACCTATAATCCTTCAACAAACCCTGTACATATTATGGCACAAAGCCTCGAAGATGTTTTTGAAAAAGGATTCCCAAAGGTTTTAATTGAACCAccttcaccaccaccaaagaATGTCGATCaagaaaaaattgaaaaactttcaaatgatttaaaaaatgttacaaaagaattggaaaaatttaaaaaagatgatagtaatagtattaataataataataacaataataataattataataataataataataataacaataataatagtagcagtagtagtagtagatCTTCAAGTAGAAAGAGTCATAGTAGTGGTAGCAGTAGTAGTCATAGAAGTGGATCAAGTCGTTCAAGtcgtggtagtagtagtagtagtagtagtagtagtagtagtagtagcagtagtagtagtagtagcagcagcagcagtagtaataataaaaaatatccaaaGGTTACAACTGAAGAGAAAACAAAATTAGGTGCTGAAATTACTCAATTACCTGTAGATTTATTACCATCGATTCTCCAAATCATTCATAATACCAATTCATTACCTGAGCAAAAACCAGGTAGTGAAGTTgttattgatttaatgaaatttgatGACGATATATTAAGAAGATTGAGTAAATTTGTtgaacaatataaaaatggCGAAATACCACAACATGCCTTACCATTGTCTGCTCCATCCTCTACTCACAGTAGCCATAGTAGTAGTCATGATTCAAGTAGTAACATTagagaaattgaaaaacttCAAAAACAACTCGATCGTTTGGGTAAAGGTCAAcaaaatagtagtagtagtagtagcagTAGTTCACACAGTAAAAGAATTTcaaaaccaatttcaaaagCTCGTGGTCGTAAAGTAATTTCAACTAGctcttcaaatttaaataatagtagtaataatattaataataataataataatattaataattataataataataataattataataacaataataataataatttaaataataacaataacaataatattaatagcaacctaaataataatttaaataataataataacaaagatgatattgtaattgatggtttcaaaaaagaaaatttctCGTCTATCCCTGAAAAGGATGTAGAGACTGATATAAGTGAGTCTAGTGATAGTGAAAGTGATAGTGAAAGTGGCTCATCCGATTCAAGTAGTTCATATTCTGATTCTGATTTTAGTGATAGTGATAATGATAGACGtagaaattataataatagttataataataataataataataataataataataatagtagtaataatttcaataatcaaaataatagttataataatagtaacaataataataataataatagtagtaataataataataataataacaataataatagcaataataataatagtaataacaataataataatgttaataataataataataatcataataataataatcataataataatattaataataataataataatataaataataatacaactcAACCATCGCCATCACAACAATCTACATCACTAACAAATGAACCAATCAAACCACCAACCATCTTACAAACAGTTAAAAAACCTGCACTTCCGGTGACTGGTTCTGTTGCATCATGGAGTTTTGatccaacaaataataaagaatcttcctcatcatcatctacaTCATCCACATCATCTACATCGAATACAACTTTAACACCAATCATTCAACAATCATCACTTACACATgcatcatcaccaatttcTTCTTCAACATTTGTTTccttttcatcttcatcctcAACCCCACCAACTAATAACTTATCTCCACCATCACCAGGTCTCCCAAATTCACCATCTATTAATTCACCATCCTCTCCAAgtgcaaataataataataccgaTTCAGCATGGAACCATTTTAAAGCAAAGAATATTACATTAAAACAAAAGGAGAAAGAACGTGTTTTACAAGAAGAGGTATtaagaaaagaaagagaagaaaaagaagaagaacttaaaaaagaagaagaaaagaaaagaattgagatggaagaaattaaaagattggCAAAGGAGAAAGAAGAAAGAGAAGCTGAAGAAACAAGAAAACAAATTGAGTCTGAAAGAGCTGCTGCTAGAGAAGCAagggaaaaagaaaaa ttaAATAATTCCAAAGGAAACATGTCTTTTCAATATCAAATGGATGTGATGGCTTCTTTTGAGGACAATATCGATTCATCAGGTTCACTCTTAAACTTACAACTCAAACCTATTGAAGATCCGTTGTAA
- the allB2 gene encoding hypothetical protein: protein MEIWKVIFSIWFLLFQNFVLSAKNDDNKLKVIRGRNVIYNGNVIPLSILIRNGKTIGIKDYSFNPKKLNENYEILYDDRECNNNEDFIIMGGLVDSHVHVNEPGRTEWEGFESATSAAAAGGVTTIVDMPLNSSPVTTSFKNLLDKIESMKGKLRVDVGLLGGIVPGNSKEIKKMVLQGGVLGFKSFLLPSGIDEFPPVNENDIQEAMNEMKLLKCQYNNSDVIMMFHAEVEEPIKEATVRLKNENADPKLYKTYLDSRPKISENQAISKLIDITRQNQIVSTHIVHLSSSESIEQIREAMDQGVPISAETTYNYLHLTSESVPYGNTLFKSAPPVREHENKELLWNAIINGTIKLIVSDHSPCTINLKQLKEDNQSIGDFLKAWGGISSLELGLPIIWTECKNRGIPITQLSEWLSNGPSKLVGLNDRKGSIEIGRDADFVIFNPNESFIVNEKKLFLKNKFSAYNGEKLFGVVYETILRGNSIFKKGDNKIKKIIGQRLIKSNLINKK from the exons taaattaaaagttaTAAGAGGAAGAAATGTAATTTATAATGGAAACGTTAtaccattatcaattttaataag aaatgGTAAAACAATAGGTATTAAAGATTATTCATTTAATCctaaaaaattgaatgaaaattatgaaaTTTTATATGATGATCGtgaatgtaataataatgaagattttattataatggGTGGTTTAGTTGATAGTCATGTTCATGTTAATGAACCAGGTAGAACTGAGTGGGAGGGATTTGAAAGTGCAACAAGTGCAGCAGCAGCTGGTGGTGTTACTACAATTGTTGATATGCCATTAAACAGTTCACCAGTAACTACAAGctttaaaaatttacttgataaaattgaatctaTGAAAGGTAAATTAAGAGTAGATGTTGGATTATTGGGTGGTATAGTTCCAGgaaattcaaaagaaataaaaaaaatggttttacAAGGTGGGGTATTAggatttaaatcatttttattaccatCTGGAATTGATGAATTTCCTCCAGTAAATGAGAATGATATTCAAGAAGCAATgaatgaaatgaaattattaaaatgtcaatataataattcaGATGTAATTATGATGTTTCATGCAGAAGTTGAAGAACCAATTAAAGAAGCAACTGTtagattaaaaaatgaaaatgccgatccaaaattatataaaaccTATTTAGATAGTAGACCTAAAATATCAGAAAATCAAGcaatttctaaattaattgatataaCTAGACAAAACCAAATCGTATCAACACATATCGTTCATTTATCATCAAGtgaatcaattgaacaaATTAGAGAAGCAATGGATCAAGGTGTACCAATTTCCGCAGAAACTacatataattatttacatttaacTTCTGAATCAGTACCTTATGGAAacacattatttaaaagtgcACCACCAGTTAGAGAacatgaaaataaagaattgttATGGAATGCTATTATTAATGgtacaataaaattaattgtttcaGATCATTCACCATGTACAATTAAtttgaaacaattgaaagaagataatcaatcaattggTGATTTCTTAAAAGCATGGGGTGGTATTTCATCATTGGAATTAGGTTTACCAATAATTTGGACAGAATGTAAAAATAGAGGTATTCCAATTACACAACTCTCTGAATGGTTATCAAATGGACCATCTAAATTAGTTGGTTTAAATGATAGAAAAGGTTCAATTGAAATAGGTAGAGATGCtgattttgtaattttcaATCCAAATGAATCATTCATTGtaaatgaaaagaaattatttttaaaaaataaattctctGCATATAATggtgaaaaattatttggagTAGTTTATGAAACAATTTTAAGaggtaattcaatttttaaaaaaggtgataataaaattaaaaaaattattggtcaacgtttaattaaatcaaatttaataaataaaaaataa
- the aprt gene encoding adenine phosphoribosyltransferase codes for MQESKYQELQKQAEKSVKESMTLFQDWPNKGVGFQDISNLFLCYDKFSDVLDYYEHRFSDVDLVVGLEARGFILGTAFAQRMKLPMMMIRKKGKLPGPCFRESYKKEYGTDEFEVQEKALSKVVVKPSKKYHVLIMDDILAPGGTMAASIELTKKVLINNGIKDFKISTSLISSIKVLNGKEKIYEKYNDVSVDIIIEM; via the coding sequence atgcaAGAATCTAAATACCAagaattacaaaaacaaGCAGAAAAATCAGTTAAGGAATCAATGACATTATTCCAGGATTGGCCAAATAAAGGTGTTGGATTTCAAGATATttcaaatctatttttatgtTATGATAAATTTTCAGATGTTTTAGATTATTATGAACATAGATTTAGTGATGTTGATTTAGTAGTGGGACTTGAAGCTAGAGGTTTCATATTGGGTACAGCATTTGCACAACGTATGAAATTaccaatgatgatgattagaAAGAAGGGAAAATTACCAGGTCCATGTTTCCGTGAATCTTATAAAAAGGAGTATGGAACTGATGAATTTGAAGTTCAAGAGAAAGCTTTATCAAAAGTTGTAGTAAAACCTTCTAAAAAATATCACGTATTAATCATGGACGATATTTTGGCCCCTGGTGGTACAATGGCTGCTTCCATAGAGTTGacaaaaaaagtattaataaataatggaaTTAAAGATTTCAAAATTTCAACTTCTCTCATCAGTAGTATTAAAGTATTAAATGgtaaagaaaaaatttatgaaaaatataatgatGTCAGTGTTGATATTATAATTGAAATGTAA
- a CDS encoding Kelch repeat-containing protein, with the protein MIDDSLANVWQLIPTRRSQMIINYQQEVIHSPTPIASISNKNDTNQQLQPQLQPQQPQQLSPNVDQHMQLEQQLHYQLQQQALQQQQALQQQQQQQQQIQPSSIISTTQETTGFFPVERHGHTTCLYKNKVILFGGTPDGSHGLSDLYFLYLDTYSWVEIKTKGNAPNGRYRHSAIIIEDKMYIFGGYRSKCLNDLHVLDLETFTWSEPICIGEAPSARSSHSVCCVGKMMILFGGSGARYSNELFSLDTVTMRWTKHDVLGTPPSERWCHTMCSFGKKVVTFGGSNDKRKDNKVYILDTDTMEWSQPPTSGNCPIPRQLHTAVAIGESMIVFGGWGKHQELNDLYILNTRTMKWVCPKIDNVIPCCRQLHSAWVYNGKMYTLGGYFKNKRMIDVYCFTPEQTVSTLREFCIETIVEDVFKYVPMFNHFPEEILYQIFSRLSQAGKLIPLQLDYLIRKSYLADQVALVLSTNKNGGTIEETPNPI; encoded by the exons atgattgatgATTCTTTAGCAAATGTTTGGCAATTAATACCAACACGTAGATCACAAATGATCATAAACTATCAACAAGAGGTTATCCATTCTCCAACACCAATTGCCtcaatatcaaataaaaatgatacaaatcaacaattacaaccacaactacaaccacaacaaccacaacaattaTCACCAAATGTTGATCAACATATGCAATTGgaacaacaattacattaccaattacaacaacaagctttacaacaacaacaagctttgcaacaacaacaacaacaacaacaacaaatacaaccatcatcaattattTCAACAACACAAGAAACAACCGGATTTTTCCCAGTTGAAAGACATGGTCATACAACttgtttatataaaaataaagtgaTTTTATTTGGTGGTACACCTGATGGTTCACATGGTTTAAgtgatttatattttctttatttag ATACATATTCTTGggttgaaattaaaacaaaaggAAATGCACCAAATGGTAGATATAGACATAGTGCAATTATAATAGAAGATAAAATGTATATATTCGGAGGATATAGGTCAAAatgtttaaatgatttacatGTATTAGATTTAGAGACATTTACATGGTCAGAACCAATTTGTATTGGAGAAGCACCATCGGCACGTTCATCACATTCAGTTTGTTGTGTTGgaaagatgatgatattatTTGGAGGTAGTGGAGCACGTTACTCTAATGAATTGTTTTCATTGGACACTGTTACGATGCGTTGGACTAAACATGATGTATTGGGAACACCTCCCTCAGAGAGATGGTGTCATACAATGTGCAGTTTCGGTAAGAAGGTGGTTACATTTGGTGGCTCAAACGATAAGagaaaagataataaagttTATATATTGGATACCGATACGATGGAATGGTCGCAACCTCCCACCTCTGGAAACTGTCCAATACCCAGACAGTTGCATACTGCAGTGGCAATCGGCGAGAGTATGATCGTTTTCGGAGGCTGGGGTAAACATCAGGAATTGAATGACCTCTACATACTCAATACTCGTACTATGAAATGGGTTTGTCCAAAGATTGACAATGTCATACCTTGTTGTCGTCAACTTCATTCCGCTTGGGTATACAATGGTAAAATGTATACTTTGGGTggctattttaaaaacaaaagaatGATCGATGTTTATTGTTTCACACCCGAACAAACCGTTTCAACTCTACGTGAATTTTGTATTGAAACCATTGTCGAAGATGTTTTCAAATATGTACCAATGTTTAATCATTTCCCAGAGGAAATACTATATCAAATTTTCTCAAGATTATCTCAAGCTGGAAAATTAATACCACTTCAattggattatttaattagaaAATCTTATTTAGCCGACCAAGTTGCTTTAGTTTTATCTACCAATAAGAATGGTGGTACAATTGAAGAAACTCCAaatccaatttaa